In Cyanobium sp. WAJ14-Wanaka, the following are encoded in one genomic region:
- a CDS encoding AIR synthase — MPKGQSLRVSAAAAAELGRQAAVAGTPGMMHLDLMEGSCERWSIRLRPGHLAGLPVARADGITLYAPAEQSALLAGLSLDYRGDLSGGGFLVRQGEGVRCCACGSAFSRIGSGRQATQ; from the coding sequence GAGCCTGAGGGTTAGCGCAGCAGCCGCCGCCGAACTGGGCCGCCAGGCCGCGGTGGCCGGCACCCCGGGAATGATGCATCTCGATCTGATGGAGGGCAGTTGCGAGCGCTGGTCCATCCGTCTGCGGCCAGGCCACCTGGCGGGGCTGCCCGTGGCCCGCGCCGATGGCATCACGCTTTACGCCCCGGCAGAGCAGAGCGCCCTGCTCGCCGGCCTTAGCCTCGATTACCGGGGCGACCTCAGTGGTGGCGGCTTTCTGGTACGCCAGGGTGAGGGAGTGCGGTGCTGCGCATGCGGCAGCGCATTTAGCAGGATCGGATCGGGCCGCCAGGCGACCCAGTAA